From Chromohalobacter canadensis, one genomic window encodes:
- a CDS encoding UvrD-helicase domain-containing protein yields MTRVSKDDWVPQGVGGLESRAWEALRETESSVLVTAGAGAGKTEFLAQKATYLLQTGICPAPKRILAISFKKDAARNLAERVAKRCPRDQARRFDSMTFDAFTKGLLDRFRPTIPEPFNAHGTYQIVTPFRRDYDDFLERHGYHGVSAQRLEKRVQLTDLPIDQSNGSELHRALADYWHEQFFGGGEISLSFPMINRLVKLLLQENSYIRRALQATYSIVFLDEYQDTTYAQYDMLQTAFDGSDAIFTAVGDDKQRIMGWAGAMNDAFAQFENDFGARRISLLSNWRSHEDLVRIQHEIARRIDDNVEEVQAQGIREIEGEISAIWQFRSTDDENNYLAKWVSREVQSGRVEPHDVAILIRMRADQVEGEVAPAFAARGLWIRNAARSVGEIQIQDLLGEELTGIFVPLLRLGATDRSPENWALAQQNYLFLEAADPDNDLTQERLLVKLEAFVRHLRAELARRQPDPDSAEAIAEVLLEFVSPPALRQSFAAYQRERDFERVWSGFVTLLKECAEHSSSWTEALDEFEGIGQVALMTVHKSKGLEFHTMIFYGLDNQTWWSLTPQRGEELNTFFVAFTRAKQRAFFSQCVERGRAIGWIQQLLAPAGVETIDGTTILGAT; encoded by the coding sequence ATGACTCGCGTAAGCAAGGATGATTGGGTACCTCAGGGTGTTGGTGGTCTTGAAAGCAGAGCATGGGAAGCCTTACGTGAAACTGAAAGCAGCGTCCTCGTGACTGCTGGTGCCGGTGCCGGAAAAACAGAATTCCTGGCACAAAAGGCGACCTATCTTCTTCAGACAGGTATTTGTCCGGCCCCCAAACGCATTCTGGCCATCAGCTTCAAAAAGGATGCCGCCCGAAACCTTGCTGAGAGGGTTGCAAAACGTTGTCCGAGGGATCAGGCGCGGCGTTTTGATTCAATGACTTTTGATGCCTTTACCAAGGGGCTACTGGACCGGTTCCGTCCTACTATACCGGAGCCGTTCAATGCGCACGGCACGTATCAGATCGTTACTCCGTTTCGTAGGGATTATGACGATTTTCTTGAGCGTCACGGTTATCATGGCGTTAGTGCCCAGCGTCTTGAGAAAAGAGTGCAGCTGACAGACCTGCCAATTGACCAATCTAATGGCTCTGAACTACATCGCGCATTAGCAGATTACTGGCATGAACAATTTTTCGGGGGCGGCGAGATATCCCTGTCCTTCCCGATGATAAACAGGCTTGTAAAACTGCTGCTGCAGGAAAATTCATATATCCGCCGGGCCTTGCAGGCAACATATTCCATCGTCTTTCTTGATGAATACCAAGATACTACCTATGCCCAGTATGACATGCTGCAAACGGCGTTCGATGGTAGTGATGCTATTTTTACAGCAGTCGGCGATGATAAGCAGCGCATTATGGGATGGGCGGGAGCCATGAACGATGCGTTCGCTCAGTTTGAAAACGACTTTGGTGCTAGGCGCATATCACTGCTCTCAAACTGGCGATCACATGAGGATCTGGTTCGTATTCAGCACGAGATAGCCCGCCGGATAGACGACAATGTGGAAGAGGTGCAGGCACAAGGGATTCGTGAAATAGAAGGAGAAATTTCTGCTATCTGGCAATTCCGGAGCACAGATGACGAGAACAATTATCTGGCTAAATGGGTGAGCCGTGAGGTGCAGTCAGGGCGTGTCGAGCCACATGATGTTGCGATTTTGATCAGGATGCGGGCAGATCAGGTTGAGGGTGAGGTAGCTCCTGCTTTTGCTGCACGAGGTCTCTGGATCAGAAATGCGGCCCGGTCAGTCGGTGAAATTCAGATACAGGATCTTCTTGGGGAAGAGCTGACTGGTATATTCGTTCCTTTGCTTCGCCTAGGAGCAACGGACCGAAGTCCAGAAAACTGGGCATTGGCTCAGCAGAACTATCTGTTTCTAGAGGCTGCCGATCCGGATAACGATCTTACGCAGGAGCGGTTGCTGGTTAAGCTTGAAGCTTTCGTCCGTCACTTAAGGGCAGAGCTGGCGCGTCGCCAGCCTGATCCGGATTCGGCGGAAGCGATTGCAGAGGTGCTTCTTGAGTTTGTCAGTCCCCCGGCGCTGCGGCAATCCTTTGCCGCTTATCAGCGGGAAAGGGACTTTGAAAGGGTCTGGAGTGGATTTGTCACGCTCCTGAAAGAGTGCGCAGAACATAGCAGTAGCTGGACGGAAGCTCTGGATGAGTTTGAGGGCATTGGACAAGTCGCTCTGATGACCGTCCATAAAAGCAAAGGTCTTGAGTTCCACACCATGATATTTTACGGGCTCGATAATCAGACTTGGTGGAGCCTTACTCCGCAACGGGGTGAAGAGCTAAACACCTTTTTTGTTGCCTTTACCAGAGCAAAGCAGCGTGCATTCTTCTCCCAGTGTGTTGAACGAGGGCGTGCTATTGGCTGGATACAGCAATTACTGGCCCCGGCGGGAGTCGAAACCATAGACGGTACGACCATATTGGGTGCCACCTGA
- a CDS encoding cysteine hydrolase family protein: MTLPMTLLDMAGAPNEVADWKKCALVLIDYQNEYLDGALPLKTTGEEALQNAKLLLDKARQEGAPVFHVVQHGKPNGKIFDPLTDKVSILSPLAPFSDEKVIEKTHPNSFHNTPLKELLLLTNKQQIVFAGFMSHMCVSASVRASLDLGFKNFVCHDACATRELPSHNGSIIPSELLHDAAMAALKDRFATIVSTKELTA; this comes from the coding sequence ATGACTTTACCAATGACCTTGCTTGACATGGCTGGTGCCCCAAATGAAGTCGCTGACTGGAAGAAATGTGCGCTCGTCCTGATTGATTATCAGAATGAGTATCTGGATGGGGCATTGCCCCTGAAAACTACCGGCGAAGAGGCTCTTCAAAATGCTAAGCTTTTGCTTGATAAGGCCCGGCAAGAAGGAGCGCCTGTTTTCCATGTTGTTCAACATGGAAAACCTAACGGCAAGATCTTTGATCCGCTTACCGACAAAGTTTCGATCCTGAGCCCCCTCGCCCCCTTTTCGGATGAGAAAGTCATCGAAAAAACACACCCGAACTCTTTTCATAACACCCCCCTCAAGGAGTTATTGCTTCTAACCAATAAACAGCAGATAGTTTTTGCTGGATTTATGAGTCATATGTGCGTAAGCGCAAGTGTTAGAGCATCCCTTGACCTGGGGTTCAAAAATTTTGTTTGTCATGACGCCTGCGCTACGAGAGAACTCCCAAGCCATAATGGTTCGATTATTCCTTCTGAGCTCTTGCACGACGCTGCAATGGCTGCACTCAAGGATCGATTCGCAACAATAGTCTCAACAAAAGAGCTTACAGCTTGA
- a CDS encoding IS481 family transposase, giving the protein MDIKLHKQATTTPKIRAEIQAAPSSISDSELARQYGVAVSTIRRWRYRDDVQDRPHTRHNLLATLTSEQEEVLIAAREFLRLGLDDLLVVAREFLNPGLSRSGLHRMLKRREVPTLAELSRRDAGDDEKPRHKPFKDYEPGYVHIDIKHLPRMPDEEQKRYLYVAIDRATRWVHLEVRRSQSAKDARAFMKRVEEKAPFQVQTVLTDNGKSFTDRFTRAGERKPSGNHPFDQECQALGIEHRLIKPGRPQTNGMVERFNGRISDVLATRRYTSGEDLEQTLKRYTWLYNHHIPQKALHHQSPIAMMKEWQTKRPELFTKRVVNHTGPDM; this is encoded by the coding sequence ATGGACATCAAGCTACATAAACAGGCGACCACCACTCCGAAGATCCGGGCCGAGATCCAGGCAGCGCCTTCCAGCATCAGCGACAGCGAGCTAGCACGCCAGTACGGCGTCGCCGTCTCGACCATCCGGCGCTGGCGGTACCGTGACGATGTCCAGGACCGACCGCACACGCGTCACAACCTGCTGGCCACGCTCACTTCCGAACAGGAAGAGGTGCTGATCGCGGCGCGCGAATTCCTGCGCCTCGGCCTGGATGATCTGCTCGTCGTGGCGCGTGAGTTCCTCAATCCTGGCTTGTCGCGTTCTGGTCTGCATCGCATGCTCAAGCGGCGCGAGGTGCCGACACTGGCAGAGCTGTCTAGACGGGACGCGGGCGACGATGAGAAACCCCGGCACAAGCCCTTCAAAGATTATGAGCCGGGCTACGTGCACATCGACATCAAGCACCTGCCCCGGATGCCCGATGAGGAGCAAAAACGCTACCTGTACGTCGCCATCGATCGCGCCACGCGCTGGGTCCATCTGGAGGTGAGACGCAGCCAGTCCGCGAAGGATGCGCGGGCGTTCATGAAGCGGGTGGAGGAGAAGGCTCCCTTCCAGGTCCAGACGGTACTGACCGACAACGGCAAGTCATTCACCGATCGCTTCACGCGGGCGGGGGAGCGCAAGCCCAGCGGGAATCACCCGTTTGACCAAGAGTGCCAGGCCCTTGGTATCGAGCACCGTCTGATCAAGCCGGGAAGACCGCAGACAAACGGCATGGTGGAGCGCTTCAACGGCCGTATCAGCGATGTGCTGGCGACTCGGCGCTATACCTCAGGCGAGGACCTGGAGCAGACGCTCAAACGCTACACCTGGCTGTACAATCACCACATCCCGCAGAAGGCGCTGCACCATCAATCACCGATTGCGATGATGAAGGAATGGCAGACCAAGCGTCCTGAGTTATTTACCAAGCGGGTAGTCAATCACACGGGACCCGACATGTAG
- a CDS encoding sce7725 family protein yields the protein MYWPFFRSKQEEMIALKELGPYLGSNLVVPVIKPHDAASRVEGQISRVLQTGLRAALIVNTNEGSPVPAVADVMAMENSLENAYPNQVFPTLEVHPGVTAADVSGFLNTYSGRTQVFVHRAHTLSAAIFPASDAIHIFESNGVSPQFVSCFSASRCVILRDGFKKQSVNGGYPSVSYFDDLAYSYRIHGYDGFGDFAAIGDVPYNTGGGQPSHVALHLTEPHQNNTFHCRHFVSAVPPATTDVQTKYFDALAQLIGHTGSPGVGPFSTFGVSDYCNNYVAGNFPGLGSPKRWSTKHHIQLLHSVLDVSSAAPWV from the coding sequence ATGTATTGGCCATTTTTCCGCTCAAAACAAGAAGAGATGATTGCTCTAAAAGAACTTGGGCCTTACTTAGGAAGTAATCTTGTGGTTCCTGTTATCAAGCCGCACGATGCGGCTTCGCGAGTTGAAGGGCAGATATCTAGAGTGCTGCAAACAGGTTTGCGCGCTGCTCTAATTGTTAATACAAACGAAGGTTCTCCCGTGCCTGCAGTCGCAGATGTTATGGCGATGGAGAACAGTTTAGAGAATGCGTATCCGAATCAAGTTTTTCCAACATTGGAGGTGCATCCTGGTGTTACCGCTGCGGATGTGAGCGGATTCCTTAATACCTACAGTGGCCGAACCCAAGTTTTCGTGCATCGAGCACATACCCTTAGTGCTGCTATTTTTCCCGCCAGTGATGCAATTCACATTTTTGAATCAAATGGAGTTTCGCCCCAGTTCGTTTCTTGTTTTTCTGCGTCTCGATGCGTGATACTTCGTGATGGGTTCAAAAAGCAATCCGTTAACGGGGGCTACCCATCTGTCTCTTATTTTGATGATTTGGCTTACAGTTATCGTATACATGGTTACGATGGTTTTGGTGATTTTGCAGCCATAGGTGATGTGCCTTATAACACAGGCGGAGGTCAACCGAGTCACGTTGCTCTTCACCTTACAGAGCCTCATCAGAATAACACTTTTCACTGCCGTCATTTTGTTTCTGCTGTGCCGCCAGCGACTACAGATGTCCAGACAAAGTACTTTGATGCTCTGGCACAGTTGATAGGGCATACGGGCTCGCCAGGAGTAGGTCCATTCAGTACTTTTGGGGTATCAGATTACTGTAATAATTATGTGGCGGGCAATTTTCCTGGTTTAGGTTCTCCAAAACGGTGGTCTACCAAGCATCATATTCAATTGCTTCATTCTGTTCTTGATGTGTCTTCTGCTGCTCCTTGGGTTTGA
- a CDS encoding substrate-binding domain-containing protein: MHDTAEQLVEDLSTEDVIQKKIRISTIQSLAYQIVAPGLRSLQEKYSNLVYDIQVTDRNISIPKREADIAIRLSDTQADEENTFKLKLGRVNYYLCGTELVIRAMNAGETVSAITFNEEMWQLQEVKHLLKTVGLEKIGFQSNSSVVQRSAAIAGYGVVLLPDFMIENTELCKSSEAPEFSKDIWLVTKKQSYELTAVRLVIEELVSAFEKHSQ, encoded by the coding sequence ATGCACGATACAGCTGAACAGCTTGTGGAGGATCTTAGTACAGAAGATGTGATACAAAAGAAAATAAGAATCTCAACAATACAGTCGTTAGCTTATCAAATAGTCGCTCCAGGGTTGAGAAGTTTGCAGGAGAAATACAGTAACCTGGTCTACGATATTCAAGTGACAGATCGCAATATCAGTATTCCAAAGCGAGAAGCCGATATAGCAATACGCCTGAGTGATACACAAGCAGATGAAGAAAATACTTTTAAGTTGAAGTTGGGAAGAGTAAATTATTATCTTTGTGGGACAGAGCTCGTGATTCGTGCGATGAATGCGGGGGAGACTGTTTCTGCGATAACATTTAATGAAGAAATGTGGCAGCTGCAGGAAGTAAAACATTTGTTGAAAACAGTTGGGCTGGAAAAAATTGGTTTTCAGTCAAATTCATCTGTGGTTCAACGGTCAGCTGCGATCGCGGGATACGGAGTGGTATTGTTGCCGGACTTTATGATCGAAAATACAGAGCTTTGTAAATCATCTGAAGCCCCTGAATTTTCTAAAGACATCTGGTTGGTCACTAAGAAACAAAGCTATGAGCTCACTGCTGTAAGGTTGGTAATTGAGGAGCTGGTGAGTGCTTTTGAGAAACACAGTCAATGA
- a CDS encoding ATP-dependent nuclease produces MKIEKIKLQNFRCFGHEEVELNLEEELTTLVGGNGSGKTAVLQAVSRLFGTSSAQRSVQRRDFHISVEQQELQSGDSLFVEAVLAFPELAEQDKSPLDAVPEFFNQMAASGAGEPLKARIRLQATWTDDGTPEGAIEEDIRWIRALDNNFEWDDCSRVQAVERSSIQFIYLPANRDATTQVTALLKGRLWQAAKWSAVFRDASSDNADQIQSCFEEEEPSKVLLKRLSKRWQQVHEADTDSQPRLRLIENRFEELVRKAEFTFAPDEEGQERRLSELSDGQRSLFHIALTAATLETEREAFVLPAGDSSFEQDKLRRVHLTILAIEEPENSLSPFFLSRIIRQSREIGALPSAQVLLSSHSPAILSRIEPNEVRYHRMDRGARCSSIRELTLPEDGTEANVYVRLAVKAYPELYFARFVILGEGDSERVVIPKIAEDMGVPLDPSFVPVVPLGGRFVAHFWRLLNDLEIPHATLLDLDLGRRHGGANTMRSCLKNLAAIGNDFRNNTQYLLGNVVPEEADQLTDQDLLGGDLQANWLQAFYEEGVFFSYPIDLDFAMLGAFPEAYQEPNPGGHGPMGSAEAIQARKCTTLKTGGSPALYTHHYDDAFKWYPYLFLSSSKPETHLSALSRIPDGDIARLAPHELRKLIEHVKQKLELPGEDA; encoded by the coding sequence ATGAAAATAGAGAAGATAAAGCTACAGAATTTTCGTTGTTTCGGGCATGAGGAGGTCGAGCTAAACTTAGAGGAAGAGCTTACGACACTTGTTGGCGGAAACGGCTCCGGAAAGACTGCAGTGCTGCAAGCTGTGTCACGGTTGTTTGGTACATCATCAGCACAGCGATCGGTACAGCGTCGTGATTTCCACATATCTGTTGAACAGCAGGAACTTCAGTCCGGAGACAGCCTGTTTGTCGAAGCGGTACTTGCTTTCCCTGAACTGGCAGAGCAAGACAAGTCTCCTCTTGATGCTGTTCCAGAGTTCTTCAATCAGATGGCGGCTTCCGGTGCAGGAGAGCCCCTCAAGGCTCGGATACGTCTACAAGCTACATGGACGGATGACGGTACGCCGGAAGGGGCAATTGAAGAGGACATACGCTGGATAAGAGCTCTGGATAATAATTTTGAGTGGGATGACTGTTCCAGGGTCCAGGCCGTAGAGCGCTCTTCGATCCAGTTTATCTATTTACCGGCCAACCGTGATGCGACAACGCAGGTGACCGCACTTCTTAAGGGGCGGTTATGGCAGGCTGCCAAATGGTCGGCGGTATTCAGGGATGCAAGTTCTGATAATGCGGATCAGATCCAGAGCTGCTTCGAGGAGGAAGAACCATCGAAGGTTCTGCTGAAGCGTCTTTCGAAGCGGTGGCAACAGGTCCATGAAGCCGATACAGACAGTCAGCCGCGTTTAAGGCTCATCGAAAATCGTTTTGAAGAGCTTGTTCGTAAGGCTGAATTTACCTTTGCGCCTGATGAAGAAGGGCAGGAGCGTCGGTTGTCCGAGCTCAGTGATGGGCAGCGTTCTCTGTTTCATATTGCCCTTACAGCGGCAACGCTCGAAACCGAGCGGGAAGCTTTCGTTTTGCCTGCTGGTGACAGCTCATTTGAACAGGATAAGTTACGCCGTGTTCACCTAACGATCCTTGCCATCGAAGAGCCTGAAAATAGCCTTTCACCGTTCTTTTTGTCTCGTATCATCAGGCAATCGAGGGAGATAGGCGCACTGCCTTCCGCGCAGGTTCTGCTATCTAGCCATTCACCGGCGATTCTGAGCCGGATAGAGCCGAATGAAGTGAGATATCATCGTATGGATCGAGGCGCTCGATGCTCATCGATCCGCGAGCTGACCTTGCCGGAGGATGGTACTGAGGCAAATGTGTATGTCAGGCTGGCAGTAAAAGCATATCCTGAACTCTATTTTGCGCGATTCGTAATCCTGGGTGAGGGGGATTCAGAGCGCGTCGTTATTCCGAAAATAGCGGAAGATATGGGGGTGCCACTTGACCCGTCATTTGTTCCTGTCGTCCCGCTAGGAGGACGGTTTGTAGCGCATTTCTGGCGGCTGCTTAATGATCTTGAGATTCCACATGCCACATTGCTCGATCTTGATCTGGGGCGTAGGCATGGTGGGGCGAACACCATGAGAAGCTGCTTGAAGAACCTGGCCGCTATCGGAAATGACTTTCGGAATAATACTCAATATTTGCTTGGCAATGTCGTTCCTGAAGAGGCTGATCAGCTCACAGACCAAGACCTTCTTGGCGGAGATTTACAAGCAAACTGGCTTCAAGCTTTCTATGAGGAAGGTGTTTTTTTCTCCTATCCTATTGATCTCGATTTTGCCATGCTGGGCGCATTTCCGGAGGCATATCAGGAGCCTAACCCCGGTGGGCACGGCCCCATGGGGAGTGCAGAGGCAATTCAGGCTAGGAAGTGCACCACTCTGAAAACAGGTGGGAGTCCCGCTTTATACACTCATCATTATGATGACGCTTTTAAATGGTATCCGTATCTGTTCCTGAGCAGTAGCAAGCCCGAGACTCACCTATCGGCCCTTTCCCGTATTCCTGACGGCGATATTGCTAGGTTAGCACCTCATGAGCTTAGGAAGCTCATTGAGCATGTAAAACAGAAGCTTGAGCTGCCGGGAGAGGATGCATGA
- the guaA gene encoding glutamine-hydrolyzing GMP synthase, producing the protein MTDIHAHKILILDFGSQYTQLIARRVREIGVYSEVRAFDISEEEIREYQPNGIILAGGPESVTELASPRAPQCVFEMGLPVLGICYGMQTMAEQLGGKVEGSQKQEFGYAQVRIDADNALLKDIKDHVDHDTGRSLLDVWMSHGDKVGQVPETFTVTASTPSCPIAAMAWEDKQFYGVQFHPEVTHTQQGQRILEHFVLDICQSERLWTPAQIIDDLCVRVREQVGDRHVLLGLSGGVDSSVVAALLHKAIGDQLTCVFVDNGLLRKFEGEQVMETFARHMGVRVLRVDAEDEFLTKLEGEGDPEAKRKIIGNTFIDVFDREAAKIDGVDFLAQGTIYPDVIESAASKTGKAHVIKSHHNVGGLPETMKLKLVEPLRELFKDEVRKLGLELGLPYDMVYRHPFPGPGLGVRILGEVKKEYADILREADAIFIEELHNFEWYHKTSQAFAVFLPVKSVGVVGDGRRYEWVIALRAVETIDFMTARWAHLPYELLEKVSNRIINEISGVSRVTYDVSSKPPATIEWE; encoded by the coding sequence ATGACCGACATTCACGCCCACAAAATCCTGATTCTCGACTTCGGCTCCCAGTACACCCAGCTCATCGCGCGCCGTGTGCGCGAGATCGGCGTCTACTCCGAAGTGCGCGCCTTCGACATCAGCGAGGAAGAGATCCGCGAGTACCAGCCCAACGGCATCATCCTCGCCGGCGGGCCGGAATCCGTCACCGAGCTGGCCTCGCCGCGCGCCCCGCAGTGCGTGTTCGAGATGGGCCTGCCGGTGCTGGGGATCTGCTACGGCATGCAGACCATGGCCGAGCAACTGGGCGGCAAGGTCGAGGGCTCGCAGAAACAAGAATTCGGCTATGCGCAGGTGCGTATCGACGCCGACAACGCCCTGCTCAAGGACATCAAGGACCATGTCGACCATGACACCGGGCGCTCTCTGCTCGACGTGTGGATGAGTCACGGCGACAAGGTCGGCCAGGTGCCGGAGACCTTCACCGTCACCGCCTCCACCCCGAGCTGCCCGATCGCCGCCATGGCGTGGGAAGACAAGCAGTTCTACGGCGTGCAGTTTCACCCCGAGGTGACCCACACCCAGCAAGGCCAGCGTATCCTCGAGCACTTCGTGCTGGATATCTGCCAGTCCGAGCGCCTGTGGACCCCGGCCCAGATCATCGACGACCTCTGCGTGCGCGTGCGCGAGCAGGTCGGCGACCGCCACGTGCTGCTGGGCCTCTCCGGCGGGGTGGACTCCTCCGTCGTCGCCGCGCTGCTGCACAAGGCCATCGGCGACCAACTGACCTGTGTGTTCGTCGACAACGGCCTGCTGCGCAAGTTTGAGGGCGAGCAGGTGATGGAAACCTTCGCCCGCCACATGGGCGTGCGGGTACTGCGTGTCGACGCCGAGGACGAGTTCCTCACCAAGCTGGAAGGCGAGGGCGACCCCGAAGCCAAGCGCAAGATCATCGGCAATACCTTCATCGACGTCTTCGACCGTGAAGCCGCCAAGATCGACGGTGTGGACTTCCTCGCCCAGGGCACCATCTACCCGGACGTGATCGAATCCGCCGCCAGCAAGACCGGCAAGGCCCACGTCATCAAGTCGCACCACAACGTCGGCGGCCTGCCCGAGACCATGAAGCTCAAGCTGGTCGAACCGCTGCGCGAACTGTTCAAGGACGAAGTGCGCAAGCTCGGCCTCGAACTCGGCTTGCCGTACGACATGGTCTACCGTCACCCCTTCCCGGGACCGGGCCTCGGCGTGCGCATCCTCGGCGAAGTGAAGAAAGAATACGCCGACATCCTGCGTGAAGCCGACGCCATCTTCATCGAAGAACTGCACAACTTTGAGTGGTACCACAAGACCAGCCAGGCCTTCGCCGTCTTCCTCCCGGTGAAATCCGTCGGCGTCGTCGGCGACGGCCGCCGCTACGAATGGGTCATCGCCCTGCGCGCGGTGGAAACCATCGACTTCATGACCGCAAGATGGGCGCACCTGCCGTATGAGTTGCTTGAAAAGGTTTCTAACCGCATCATCAACGAGATCAGCGGCGTATCGCGTGTAACGTATGACGTCAGCAGCAAGCCGCCTGCTACTATTGAGTGGGAGTGA
- a CDS encoding sce7726 family protein produces the protein MNDTDPLAYACDLAYKRLLHSSRPEYVYKNVLLSKMVFGKHSPATTSWLYEFRVGEARADAVLINGVATAYEIKTDLDDFSRAQSQLEAYYSCFDRVVFVVGNGQVEKALKILPDYVGVLRLSNRYQLSEVRESVSNTEDLSSEAMFHLFRKREREFLQNKYEVFTDHLPPIERYSAARDAISLLPPRDVHKIFVEALRGREPATKRAAISKRLPNSLRAAAFGYKMKNADWLLLASRLQEPAYNAL, from the coding sequence ATGAACGACACAGATCCTCTCGCCTATGCGTGCGATCTTGCCTATAAGAGGTTGCTTCATTCGTCCCGCCCCGAATACGTGTATAAAAATGTCCTTTTGTCGAAAATGGTGTTTGGGAAGCATAGCCCAGCTACTACATCTTGGTTGTATGAGTTTCGAGTCGGTGAGGCACGTGCAGATGCAGTTTTGATTAATGGAGTTGCTACAGCCTACGAGATAAAGACAGATCTTGATGATTTTTCTCGCGCCCAGTCTCAGCTAGAGGCCTATTATTCTTGTTTTGATAGAGTTGTGTTTGTTGTTGGTAATGGGCAGGTTGAAAAAGCCCTTAAAATTTTACCAGATTATGTGGGGGTGTTGAGGCTTTCTAATAGATATCAGCTCTCAGAAGTCCGGGAGTCAGTATCAAACACTGAAGATCTTTCCTCAGAAGCAATGTTTCATCTTTTCCGCAAAAGAGAACGCGAGTTTCTTCAGAATAAATATGAGGTTTTTACTGACCACCTGCCGCCGATAGAGCGATATTCTGCTGCCCGTGATGCCATTTCTTTACTGCCTCCGAGAGATGTTCATAAAATTTTTGTTGAAGCTCTTAGAGGGCGAGAGCCTGCGACAAAGAGAGCTGCTATATCTAAAAGACTGCCAAACTCATTACGAGCAGCTGCATTTGGATATAAAATGAAGAATGCTGACTGGCTGCTTCTTGCCTCGAGGCTTCAAGAACCAGCGTACAACGCGCTTTAG